The genomic stretch CCCTCTCCCCGGACGACGGCACCATGCCGACCACCGCCTTCACCGATCTCGACCGCGCTGTAGACCGGCTCCATGCCGTCTGCGACGGATGGACCGACGAGGGTCCGATCGCGCACGTGCTCGGGGCAGACGGGATGCACGTCCTTCGCCTGACGCTCCACGAGTGGGTGGCGAACCTGGTGCAGCACGCGAGCTTCGCCGCCGAGGCGGAGATCCTGCTGACGATCGACGTGCAGGAGGGCGCCGTCCACTGCATCGTCGAGGACACGTCCGCGGGGTTCGACTTCGCGGCGCAGATCGAGTCCCAGCGCACCTTGCTGGATGCGCCCGGCCCCTCCGAGCGCGGACGCGGCCTGCTGATGCTCGTCTCCTGTGCCGAGGACCTGGAGTTCCGCGCCGCCGAACCGGGCGTCCGCCAGCGGCTCGCGTTCTCCATGCGCGACCCTGCCGGTGGAGACCTCGCGGCTCTGTTCCGCCCGGCCGACCTCGAGACCGACCCCTCCTTTCTCCGTTCCATGGGGGACGGCCTCCTCTCTGACGTTCCAGCGTCGACGGCCACGCCTCCCCCGAACCGATGAGTGCCCGCCCCCACGTCCTCATCGTCGAGGACAACAAGACGCTCCGGCGCCTGCTCGAGTACCGCCTCGGGAAGGTCTACGACGTGTCCGTCGCGGAGAACGGCGAGCGCGCCCTCGAGGCCGTCGAGGCGCGGACGCCCGACCTCGTGGTGTCGGACATCATGATGCCGGTGATGGACGGCTTCGCCCTGCTGGCCGCTCTCCGCAGCGACCCGGCGACCCAGGCGGTGCCGTTCATCTTCCTGACCGCAAAGTCTGACGACCTGAGCCGCCAGAAGGGCCTCAAGAAGGGCGTCGACGACTACCTCACGAAGCCGTTCGACGTCGACCGCCTCATCACGCGGGTCGGGCAGATCGTGCAGCGGAGCCAGATCTACCAGAACA from Rubrivirga sp. SAORIC476 encodes the following:
- a CDS encoding ATP-binding protein, giving the protein MPTTAFTDLDRAVDRLHAVCDGWTDEGPIAHVLGADGMHVLRLTLHEWVANLVQHASFAAEAEILLTIDVQEGAVHCIVEDTSAGFDFAAQIESQRTLLDAPGPSERGRGLLMLVSCAEDLEFRAAEPGVRQRLAFSMRDPAGGDLAALFRPADLETDPSFLRSMGDGLLSDVPASTATPPPNR